A genomic region of Zea mays cultivar B73 chromosome 6, Zm-B73-REFERENCE-NAM-5.0, whole genome shotgun sequence contains the following coding sequences:
- the LOC109940504 gene encoding ras-related protein Rab7: FCHRFPSTRKTRKIATRRSFNTLDTWHDEFLNQAGPSDPQRFPFILVGNKIDLDGGSKRMVLEKKVREWCASKGDIPYFETSAKEDHNIDTAFLCIARLALEHEHDQDIYFKTVAEQVPDTKQTSGCAS, encoded by the exons TTCTGCCACAGATTcccatcaacaagaaaaacaagaaagATAGCTACTAGGAGAAGCTTTAATACGCTCGATACCTGGCATGATGAGTTCCTCAATCAA GCTGGCCCATCGGATCCTCAGCGCTTTCCGTTCATTTTGGTCGGGAACAAGATTGATTTAGATGGCGGGAGCAAACGGATG GTTCTGGAGAAGAAAGTGAGGGAATGGTGCGCCTCTAAGGGCGATATTCCATACTTCGAGACCTCTGCGAAGGAGGACCACAACATCGATACTGCTTTCCTATGCATCGCTAGGCTCGCCTTGGAGCATGAGCATGACCAAGACAT TTACTTCAAGACAGTTGCGGAACAAGTCCCGGACACTAAACAGACAAGCGGATGTGCTTCCTAG